The following proteins are co-located in the Pochonia chlamydosporia 170 chromosome 6, whole genome shotgun sequence genome:
- a CDS encoding histone-lysine N-methyltransferase, H3 lysine-4 specific (similar to Coccidioides immitis RS XP_001243361.1), which yields MTRPPPGVSFAQFFPNAPKVRAEAQGRADRDRSRRNSIQDGDSYPESAAGALNANASGFARPSQFNISTDAPHSQTDDHDTALGDIPSTVGSASSHTSSASSVFSNSQKHTTTTNSSLVSARTTPLVPRDSPSFSPVPSTSKSEMPPLETADHGSGRSHAAALIQNRNGMNSFGYQSTDRPSARDPFPSVKGLRCTYDPILDRARNKGGSKTSKPTYKEFGMDDDAPPSDPRLQKPGGRLGYINTDYYLPKARLRPAPENLKPYAYDPKTSIGPGPPTQIVVTRYNPLIPFNKVTAVFATFGEIAESSNKMHPDTGSYLGFATFRYRDSKRSGRPTISAIDAARRAVRTRAIKVDADIVKVDYDPEGRKSRRMLEEHLKREREKYNKEKLAREQAASKPPPTGPKSSAPAAPFVRPPPTAPKGPAGPRPAAAIASPQPSAVPTKSQLPIEPQNISSQLANDPYIFIASDDVPILPSIVPHMKKRLKNYGFEEIRLDRTGFYVVFRNSFTGKSEAERCYRAVNHTEFFNYDMAMQLCLPRPTRGADSERRRSPPPAPTRDRDRDRDRERDRDTSARQRHEEMKRRRREEEADLDEEKKQRAKNFDPVFEAVEAVRREMTEHLIRHIRTQVAAPCLSDFLNPSNHVAKRRKLNLDQFDEDEDDEANNSPRIGTPNSGADPIERRTGRLEPKALPRIRKVKTKGHRNMFVDPFSRKRQATGRNAFRSLHHRLKSLDSDFESDEDTDTRALAARDTEEPESRPRSRMSTDDEFGSWGRGGDDDSMTEASLAVVDRSSSKKRKLEASLEKAFKRQKKSDEELFGVKISRIDTDIDGREASTDIGADLDLLGDLDSGLSRSETPVPQTLKGARKKSVKPKKKTKKQLLEEQAALKKQQDADIGNEDDEDASLPAKTEEDAIPKPDTPIDTYDERLFSTEPLTAALILPDGFRPDIAALQRLALGLKDQPDLAKLQRKFSTANIGNPELWLWKRNRVRELNSKNSSLDHPVSIEGYYVPNVTGCARTEGVKKILNSEKSKYLPHHIKVQKAREEREARSKKNGKDSVSAASEAAKIAAEKIAKGNSRANRATNRRYVADLNDQKKTLGQDSDVFKFNQLKKRKKPVKFARSAIHNWGLYAMENINKDDMIIEYVGEEVRQQIAEIRENRYLKSGIGSSYLFRIDDDTVIDATKKGGIARFINHSCMPNCTAKIIKVEGSKRIVIYALRDIAMNEELTYDYKFEREIGSLDRIPCLCGTAACKGFLN from the exons ATGACTCGGCCGCCTCCTGGCGTGAGTTTCGCGCAGTTCTTTCCAAACGCTCCCAAAGTGAGAGCAGAAGCCCAAGGCCGGGCAGATCGCGACCGATCGCGGCGCAACAGCATTCAAGACGGTGATTCATATCCAGAGTCGGCTGCTGGCGCGCTGAATGCAAATGCAAGCGGTTTCGCTCGGCCGTCACAATTCAATATCTCAACCGACGCCCCTCACTCACAAACCGACGATCACGACACTGCTCTGGGTGATATACCCAGTACGGTTGGATCTGCTAGCTCTCATACGAGCTCAGCGTCCTCTGTATTTAGCAACTCACAAAAGCACACCACAACGACTAATTCATCCCTTGTATCCGCGAGAACCACACCCCTTGTCCCGCGGGACTCGCCGTCTTTTTCTCCCGTTCCCTCAACCTCCAAGTCAGAAATGCCTCCCCTAGAAACAGCCGACCACGGCTCCGGACGCAGTCATGCCGCCGCCTTAATACAAAATCGCAATGGTATGAATTCATTTGGCTACCAATCTACTGATCGGCCGTCGGCTCGAGATCCATTTCCATCTGTCAAAGGCCTGAGATGTACATATGATCCGATCCTCGATCGAGCACGTAACAAGGGAGGCAGCAAAACGTCTAAGCCGACATATAAAGAATTTGGAATG GACGATGACGCTCCCCCTTCGGACCCGCGCTTGCAAAAGCCTGGAGGCCGGCTTGGCTACATCAATACCGACTACTATTTACCCAAGGCTCGACTACGTCCCGCGCCTGAGAACCTCAAGCCTTATGCATATGATCCAAAGACTTCCATCGGCCCCGGCCCGCCCACTCAGATTGTCGTCACGCGATATAATCCTCTTATTCCCTTCAATAAGGTGACGGCTGTCTTCGCAACTTTTGGAGAAATTGCAGAAAGTAGCAATAAAATGCACCCCGATACAGGGAGCTATCTTGGTTTCGCTACCTTTCGATATCGGGACTCTAAGCGCTCTGGGCGCCCGACAATCTCGGCAATTGATGCAGCTCGACGTGCTGTCCGTACCCGTGCAATCAAAGTTGATGCGGACATTGTCAAGGTTGATTATGATCCGGAGGGGCGTAAGAGCCGGCGGATGCTGGAGGAGCATCTCAAAAGAGAAAGGGAAAAATATAACAAGGAGAAACTAGCCCGAGAACAAGCTGCTTCAAAACCTCCCCCAACAGGACCAAAGTCCTCTGCACCGGCAGCACCTTTCGTTCGACCCCCTCCAACAGCACCCAAGGGGCCAGCTGGTCCAAGACCAGCTGCTGCTATCGCATCACCGCAGCCGTCAGCGGTGCCTACCAAGTCACAACTACCAATCGAGCCGCAGAATATTTCATCGCAACTGGCGAATGACCCTTATATTTTTATCGCTTCGGACGACGTGCCAATATTACCTAGTATCGTACCGCACATGAAGAAACGCTTGAAGAACTATGGTTTTGAAGAAATCCGTCTCGACCGTACCGGATTCTATGTTGTCTTTCGAAACTCATTTACGGGGAAGTCGGAAGCGGAGCGATGCTACCGAGCCGTCAATCATACCGAATTCTTCAATTATGACATGGCAATGCAACTTTGCCTGCCTCGGCCAACTCGAGGAGCCGACTCGGAACGCAGACGGAGTCCCCCTCCGGCACCTACAAGAGACAGGGACAGAGACAGGGACAGAGAAAGGGACCGGGATACGTCAGCCCGGCAACGACACGAGGAAATGAAACGACGTCGGCGTGAAGAGGAGGCAgaccttgatgaagaaaagaagcaaagagcTAAGAACTTTGACCCTGTCTTCGAGGCTGTGGAGGCTGTTCGTCGAGAGATGACAGAGCACCTCATCAGACACATTCGGACCCAGGTGGCAGCCCCGTGTCTCTCTGACTTTCTCAACCCATCCAATCATGTCGCCAAGCGGCGGAAGCTCAACCTGGATCAGttcgatgaggatgaagatgatgaagccaaCAATAGTCCAAGAATTGGAACACCAAACTCAGGAGCTGATCCAATCGAACGAAGAACTGGGCGTCTTGAACCGAAGGCACTTCCCAGAATACGAAAGGTCAAGACCAAGGGCCACCGCAACATGTTTGTCGATCCATTCTCACGGAAACGCCAAGCAACTGGAAGAAATGCCTTCCGCTCCCTGCACCATCGCCTGAAAAGCCTGGATAGCGATTTCGAGTCTGACGAGGATACTGATACTAGAGCGCTGGCTGCTCGTGACACCGAAGAACCAGAATCGCGACCTCGGAGTCGTATGAGCACGGATGATGAATTCGGCTCCTGGGGTCGCGGCGGAGACGACGATTCTATGACAGAAGCTAGTCTAGCAGTTGTGGATCGTTCATCATCCAAGAAAAGGAAGTTGGAAGCTTCTCTCGAGAAGGCCTTTAAGCGACAAAAGAAGTCTGACGAGGAGCTGTTTGGGGTCAAGATCAGTCGTATCGATACTGATATTGACGGACGTGAGGCGTCTACCGATATTGGGGCGGATCTCGATCTGTTAGGTGACCTCGACAGTGGCTTGTCTAGGTCCGAAACACCTGTGCCTCAAACTTTGAAAGGCGCGAGAAAGAAGTCGGTGAaaccaaagaagaagaccaagaagcagcttttggaggagcaggcggccttgaagaagcagcaagatGCAGACATTGGCaatgaggacgacgaagacgcTTCTCTGCCGGCCAAGAcagaggaagatgccatTCCAAAACCCGATACACCTATAGACACGTATGATGAGCGGCTTTTCTCAACCGAGCCGCTAACCGCCGCCCTCATTTTACCTGACGGCTTCAGGCCTGACATTGCCGCACTGCAGAGACTTGCTCTTGGCCTCAAAGATCAGCCCGATCTGGCAAAACTGCAGCGAAAGTTCAGTacagccaacattggaaaCCCAGAACTTTGGTTATGGAAGCGCAACCGTGTCAGAGAGCTTAACTCGAAGAATAGCTCTCTGGATCACCCGGTGTCCATTGAGGGGTACTATGTGCCAAACGTCACGGGCTGCGCTCGTACTGAAGGGGTCAAGAAGATTCTCAACTCTGAAAAGTCCAAGTATTTGCCCCACCATATCAAAGTGCAAAAAGCCAGGGAGGAACGTGAGGCCAGgtccaagaagaatggcaaagACAGTGTCAGTGCTGCGTCAGAGGCTGCCAAAATTGCAGCGGAGAAGATTGCAAAGGGCAACTCCCGTGCTAATCGTGCGACGAACCGCCGTTATGTGGCCGATTTGAATGATCAAAAGAAGACACTCGGGCAAGACTCTGACgtcttcaagttcaatcaGCTTAAGAAACGAAAGAAGCCGGTTAAATTTGCTCGATCTGCAATTCACAACTGGGGTCTCTATGCCATGGAGAACATCAATAAGGACGATATGATTATTGAGTACGTTGGTGAGGAAGTGCGCCAGCAAATCGCAGAGATCCGAGAGAACCGCTATCTCAAGAGCGGCATTGGAAGCAGCTACCTGTTCCGCATTGATGACGATACTGTCATTGATGCAACCAAGAAGGGGGGCATTGCACGATTCATCAATCATAGCTGTATGCCGAACTGCACCGCCAAGATCATCAAGGTCGAAGGCAGCAAGCGAATCGTCATCTATGCCCTCCGTGACATTGCCATGA ATGAAGAGTTGACATACGACTACAAATTCGAGCGAGAGATTGGTAGCTTGGACCGCATCCCATGTCTTTGTGGCACTGCAGCTTGCAAAGGCTTCCTCAACTAA
- a CDS encoding actin lateral binding protein (similar to Beauveria bassiana ARSEF 2860 XP_008600522.1), whose amino-acid sequence MNSLRLEADEAAAKVEELQAKVKTLEQENLSKEQEITSLQHKNNLLEGEVEKLESATKDFKKAADEGQQHGTQNETLQRRLQLLEEEAEDADKTLREANEKLRQTDVKAGHFERKVQALEQERDQWEQKYEEMAKKHSTLQKELEELQNEIGNI is encoded by the exons ATGAACTCCCTCCGCCTGGAGGCTGACGAAGCTGCCGCAAAGGTGGAAGAGCTTCAGGCCAAGGTCAAGACTCTTGAGCAAGAGAACCTATCCAAGGAGCAGGAGATCACGTCACTGCAGCACAAGAACAACCTGCTAGAAGGCGAGGTGGAGAAGCTCGAATCGGCCACCAAGGATTTCAAGAAGGCCGCTGACGAGGGTCAACAACACGGCACTCAGAACGAGACCCTCCAGCGGCGACTCCAGCTGctcgaggaggaggccgaggaTGCCGACAAGACTTTGCGGGAAGCTAACGAGAA ACTCCGACAGACcgatgtcaaggctggaCACTTCGAGCGCAAGGTGCAAGCCCTAGAGCAAGAACGCGATCAATGGGAGCAAAAGTACGAAGAGATGGCGAAGAAACACTCGACTTTGCagaaggagctggaggagcttcAGAACGAAATTGGCAACATTTAA
- a CDS encoding nucleolar protein 12 (similar to Metarhizium robertsii ARSEF 23 XP_007823012.1) yields MFAKPRPKKSILPPPSKKRKVAAAIEEISFDDDARKEYLTGFHKRKQQRIKNAQEEAAKRARQEKLETRKQLREDRRREVAEHVETVNRLLRESGAVSAQLDDEAGSAEEEGEWDGFPDKPDLDIVDHEEEYIDEDRYTTVKVESVSVSRDGFSKPNQSDDEAEEEARRKREEAEKNEAEAKHNKPSWQKKKKKKFRYESKIERQLTERKQKAKSRPRKD; encoded by the exons ATGTTCGCCAAGCCTAGACCCAAAAAGAGCATATTACCACCGCCGAgtaaaaaaagaaaagtcGCCGCTGCCATCGAAGAAATCTCGTTTGACGACGATGCTCGCAAGGAGTACCTTACCGGCTTCCACAAGCGGAAACAGCAGAGAATAAAGAATGCACAAgaagaggcagccaagaggGCTCGTCAGGAAAAGTTGGAAACTCGGAAACAG ctgcGAGAAGACAGGCGGCGAGAAGTTGCCGAGCATGTCGAGACGGTAAACAGACTTTTGCGCGAGTCTGGAGCGGTATCTGCGCAGCTCGATGACGAAGCCGGGTCTGCggaagaagagggcgagtGGGATGGCTTCCCAGATAAGCCTGACCTTGATATTGTCGATCATGAGGAGGAGTACATAGATGAGGATAGGTATACTACGGTCAAGGTGGAGTCGGTATCAGTCTCCCGAGATGGATTCAGTAAGCCGAATCAATCCGATGAtgaggctgaggaagaagccCGCCGGAAACGAGAGGAAGCGGAAAAGAATGAAGCCGAggccaagcacaacaaaccCTCATggcagaaaaagaagaagaagaaatttCGATATGAATCCAAGATCGAACGACAGTTAACGGAgaggaaacaaaaagcgAAAAGTAGACCACGCAAGGACTAA
- a CDS encoding ER protein BIG1 (similar to Metarhizium robertsii ARSEF 23 XP_007823011.1) yields MRFQTLASALALPGAAFAFADSSPWVMLSTSTIRQSSNANQIQTSSDVISFSRNILDECPTDRYLIVTQPGINAADLRQGNCLMPHFCKAVENPRIKGKYTVAEVVGDVTKASLDEHVKLACNKKGKTAAVSSVHLGPLSSATRSQDLASNDASLASQLDAVTAGDSYTILFYATPREPLYESHFIEPVHMDMKRDMGSATLRRQDNETEFNKLPLFEKYQFFTPGIFMGIVVAVVLLSILGAGIRGLASLEVSYGAFDKEMGPAAQKKQQ; encoded by the exons ATGCGCTTCCAAACTCTTGCCAGCGCTCTGGCGCTACCAGGAGCTGCTTTTGCGTTTGCGGATTCGTCACCATGGGTGATGCTGTCGACTTCAAC TATCCGCCAGTCTTCCAACGCGAACCAGATTCAGACGAGCTCTGATGTGATTTCTTTCTCCAGAAATATCCTCGACGAATGCCCTACGGACCGATACCTAATCGTAACACAGCCTGGTATCAATGCGGCTGATCTCCGCCAAGGAAATTGCTTGATGCCACATTTCTGCAAAGCTGTTGAGAATCCTCGCATCAAAGGAAAGTATACGGTGGCTGAGGTCGTCGGGGACGTCACAAAGGCTTCTCTCGATGAACATGTCAAGCTGGCGTGCAACAAGAAAGGGAAGACCGCCGCGGTGTCATCTGTTCATCTGGGACCATTGTCATCGGCTACCCGTTCCCAAGATCTCGCTAGCAACG ATGCATCGCTTGCTAGCCAGCTGGATGCAGTAACCGCGGGTGACAGCTACACCATCCTTTTCTACGCTACCCCTCGTGAGCCGTTGTACGAGTCGCATTTTATCGAGCCCGTGCATATGGATATGAAACGAGATATGGGTAGCGCCACTCTGCGGCGACAAGACAATGAAACTGAATTCAACAAGCTTCCTTTGTTTGAGAAGTACCAGTTTTTTACCCCTG GAATTTTCATGggcattgttgttgccgttgttcTCCTTTCTATCCTCGGAGCTGGTATCAGAGGACTAGCAAGTCTTGAGGTCTCATACGGCGCATTCGATAAGGAGATGGGTCCAGCAGCCCAGAAGAAGCAACAGTAA
- a CDS encoding 30S ribosomal protein S13 (similar to Cordyceps militaris CM01 XP_006669123.1) — protein sequence MVFILGVNFDEGKLVQKALQSFYALGSTTSSRIMAKYSIHRLAKVGSLSPRTVTSLTAELSQMTIETDARRIVQDNIKRLKDIGSYRGRRHAMGLPVRGQRTRTQTATANKLNRVDRRA from the exons ATG GTTTTCATTCTCGGCGTCAACTTCGACGAGGGCAAGCTCGTACAG AAAGCCCTCCAATCATTCTACGCCCTAGGATCAACGACATCCTCGCGCATCATGGCCAAATACTCTATCCACAGACTCGCCAAAGTCGGCTCCCTGAGTCCCCGAACAGTAACGTCCCTGACGGCAGAATTATCACAAATGACGATTGAGACGGACGCAAGAAGGATAGTACAGGACAACATCAAAAGATTAAAAGATATTGGGTCGTATCGCGGTCGACGTCACGCCATGGGACTGCCGGTACGCGGTCAACGAACACGCACGCAGACTGCTACGGCCAACAAGCTGAACAGAGTGGATCGCCGAGCCTAA
- a CDS encoding dipeptidase (similar to Verticillium alfalfae VaMs.102 XP_003006237.1), with protein MAAEKDILPSHHSDKSLGLTPQDAKAADKSHRKLSPLRLLCYVLAASFLLGALHKPATHCYRRVSDHVCGKTLTVEQRARRILAHNPLIDGHVDLPIALRALYHNRINNREWAESFENGTLPGQVDLLRLRQGQSGGAFWSVYAPCPEKGDDFSDANLAASVQYTLDQIDVMDRLMDAYPKDFAPRVNSHCARGAFRSGKFISPLGVEGLHQIGNSAANLRRFHELGVRYATLTHNCHNKFADAAVLEHPLRKAEPRWGGVSPLGRKLVHEMNRIGMIVDLAHVSQDTMFDVLGGRADWAGSKAPVIFSHSSAYSICPHPRNVKDEILKLVKKRNSIVMVNINPGFISCVDTGNKNGLPEDDAANATLDRIVEHILHIGNLIGFDHVGIGTDFDGIGTVPKGFEDVSKYPELVAALLRAGVSDRDAAKIAGHNLLRVWHQVDAVSARMKAENAPIMEDDVDLLTP; from the exons ATGGCAGCCGAGAAGGACATCCTTCCGTCACACCACAGCGACAAGTCTCTTGGACTGACTCCTCAAGATGCCAAGGCTGCGGACAAATCGCATCGAAAATTGAGTCCGCTTCGACTATTATGTTATGTTCTTGCTGCTTCATTTCTGCTCGGTGCGCTGCATAAACCTGCAACTCACTGCTACCGCCGTGTATCAGACCATGTCTGCGGGAAGACATTGACTGTAGAACAACGGGCTCGTCGGATCCTCGCACATAACCCTCTTATTG ACGGTCATGTCGACTTGCCCATCGCCCTCCGTGCTCTTTACCACAaccgcatcaacaacaggGAGTGGGCTGAGTCGTTTGAGAACGGCACACTCCCCGGCCAAGTTGATCTCCTCCGGCTAAGACAGGGTCAATCCGGCGGCGCCTTTTGGAGTGTTTATGCTCCTTGCCCGGAAAAAGGAGACGACTTTTCCGATGCCAACCTTGCTGCCA GCGTTCAGTACACTTTGGACCAAATTGATGTTATGGACAGGCTCATGGATGCATATCCCAAGGACTTTGCCCCACGAGTGAACAGCCATTGTGCCAGAGGCGCTTTTAGATCCGGCAAGTTCATTTCTCCCCTCGGCGTGGAAGGTCTTCATCAGATTGGAAACTCGGCAGCCAATTTGCGAAGGTTCCACGAACTTGGAGTCCGATACGCCACGCTCACGCACAACTGCCACAACAAGTTTGCCGATGCCGCCGTGTTGGAGCACCCGTTGAGAAAGGCCGAACCTCGCTGGGGTGGTGTAAGCCCTCTGGGACGCAAGCTGGTTCATGAGATGAACCGCATTGGCATGATTGTAGATCTGGCCCATGTGAG CCAAGATACCATGTTTGACGTTCTGGGAGGTCGTGCCGATTGGGCAGGATCAAAGGCACCCGTTATTTTCTCACACAGCTCTGCCTACAGCATCTGCCCCCACCCTCGTAATGTCAAGGACGAGATtctcaagctggtcaagAAGAGAAATTCTATCGTCAtggtcaacatcaacccGGGGTTTATCTCCTGCGTAGACACGGGTAACAAGAACGGCCTGCCGGAGGACGACGCTGCCAACGCAACGTTGGATCGAATCGTAGAGCACATCTTACACATCGGTAATCTCATTGGCTTTGATCATGTCGGTATCGGCACCGATTTCGATGGCATTGGAACTGTCCCCAAGGGCTTTGAAGACGTCTCCAAGTATCCGGAACTAGTTGCTGCTCTGTTGAGAGCTGGCGTTAGCGACCGCGATGCTGCAAAGATTGCTGGACACAATTTGCTTCGTGTCTGGCATCAAGTTGACGCTGTATCTGCACGAATGAAGGCGGAAAATGCGCCCATCATGGAGGACGATGTTGATTTGCTCACG CCTTAA